ACACCACTGTATCCAGTGTTTCCAGTGTGTTGACCGATGACAGTACGCCGTCTGTACATGATGACCAGAAGTATATCATTTTCTGGTCATGTTTGCTTTCATTGATCAGGCTGATCCACTGTCCAAGGTGTGGTGAAGCTAACATGAGACAATCACGGACATTGAAGGGGACAATGCTATTGCTGGTATTGAAGTGTAcagcttgccaacacaaaaCAGGGTGGAACAGCCAGCCATATGTCGGCAATATACCAGCTGGCAATATTTTGCTGTCGTCAGCTATATTGACTTCTGGTGCTCTGGTCAGCAAAGTTTTGCgtattttttctcacatgaGGGTTGCTGCTATAACAGCCAGAACATTCTTTAGACACCAGTCCCAGTTGTTGCTGCCTTCAATTAGGCATGTATGGGCTGAACAAAGGACGTGGCTCCTGGCATCTCTTCAGGCCGATCAACGAGACCTGGTGCTTGGTGGTGATGGCCGATCTGACAGCCCAGGTCATTCTGCAAAGTTTGGCTCGTACACTGTCATTGAACTAGTGGCCAATGTAATCATCGACATGCAACTGGTTCAGGTAAGTTTTCAAACGTGTGAGATACATAAAGCCTATCAAGGCAATGGACTCAATATCAGCTGACAACAAAGTCGGAGGTAGATATTGCGTTCATTTCTTGGTAAGCATCCACCATCTAAAATACACATGGGTGTGTCTTAATCACCTATAAGATTTGCCCCTCCTCATAAAGCAACTGTATACTTGATATTTATTCAAAGGCCAGGTTGATATCAGAGTTTTCTTCGAAAATGGTACACtctgtaaattatgcaaaaggATTTGCATGTGAATcgttttatttaaccaatccATGTGCCCTCTTGCCTTGGGTTTCataggtgggggggggggggggagttcaAGGCCATGTTTGTATACTGTGACGCTTCTATGGCCTCTCACATTGCTGCCATGGTGCCACCTGTAGAAAAAATGGCAAACGCGCTGCAATATGCTGCGTTCACGTACAGAATTCTGAAGAGCGCCTGAAATGATGTACTAGtgcttgaaaattaaaatacatacatgtatactaaTTACCTATTTTTACTTTAAACCGTATACATTACTATAACGACATCATTTCAGGTAGTTTTCTGTGTATGGAAAGTGAGCACAGCATATTGCAGCTCGCTTGCGGTTTTTTCTATGGGTGGCACCATAGTAGCGATGTGAGAGGCCATAGAAGCGTCACAGTATACAAATGCGGCTTTGAACTCCCCACATATGGAACCCAGGGCTACCTCTTGGGTATACTCAGTAATCCTGTGAAACAACAGACATGTTAAGTGTAGTTCTCAAACAATTTTCGTAATCCTCCCATTCATCACTCTCTGCATGTATACAGTCTGTAAGCCAGCCAATGAATAACAAATACACTGACCCAAATAACTTGCTTTATCTGATGCATTAAATTATCTTTATGtaaacaatgtcaacaaccTTCAGTAACACgtgaattttatatttgaaaCAGAGCAACGAGGTTGGTGGAGCAGTTAGAATGGAAAAGGAAGGGCTGATTAGATCTCTGGCAGATTTGGAGGGAGAAGGCCTCACCATTGGCACGATTGTGACAGACAGGCATGTTCAGATCCGAAAGTGGCTGCGAGAGAACATGCCCAATGTCGAACACCTCTTTGATGTTTGGCACATCGCTAAAGGTACTTGAAATACTTTGTATACATACTTTTCCATGATAACCTTGTCACCACAAGCGTCTGAAGTCCCATTGCAGTTCTGCTTGCAGCTATAGCTGCACTGCTAATGTGTTAGAGCTTAAAGGTACTGAGCTATGGTAATGGTACTGCCGAGTACTTGTTTTGCACATTGACCATGGCGGATAACATTCAGATAGCTGACATGGTCAGTCTGCAAAGTAAGTGCCCTTTGATCTGTCATGTGTAAAAAAGTAAGACATCAAAGACAATGAAACTGGGCTTACAAACGGTAGCCAATCACAATTCAATGACGTTGTGATATTTCTAAACATCATTACAAGTATCAAAACAAGTTCTATCACTCTGCAAAAgttgtttctttgtttattgGGATTTACATTTCAAAACGAGTGATAGAACTTATGTAATACGAAAAACAAAATCCCCTGAAGAGATTGTGAGCATTCACTATGCCCTTGTATTTATAATGTGTTTTTGTTGCTCTCAGTACTTTCACTTGTTGCACTTATGgaataaaatgattttattttttaattaaaggACTGAAGAAGAAATTGCTAGCAATTGCCAATGAGAGAGAGTGTCGAGAGTTACAACCGTGGATACCTAGTATTATTAATCATTTGTATTGGTGTGCAGTGTCTACCCCTCCAGGAGAACCAGCAACTGTCTTGGCGAAATGGGTCTCTGTTCTCAATCACATGGTTAATGTTCATACCCACAACGATGCACTCTTTCCATCATGTCTCCATGGACGCTTGCAAGGCAGAGAAGCCAGAAAACAATGGCTGCAGCCATGTAAGTAATAGGATATGTGGTATGTAAATTCAATAGTTTAAAAGGGAAAAATTACTCTCTTTTTGCCCAACATCATTTTACTTTAACTTTTAATCACATCCAAAAAAACTTGTTTTTGTGCTATTTACAaatttgccatggcaaccactACTTAGCATTGTGAATCCTTTACTATCGCTATAATTTGTTTAATGAAATCTTGAAAAACAGTACCAAATTTATCTGCAACTTCAAACAAGTTacagaatttcaaaacaaaactaaactttAAGGAGCATTATGAGAAGTGATGGCTCTGCAAGTCATGTTTGTAAATTAACAATGAATATGATGTCTGTGCGCGGTGTAAATATAATTACAGAGTGACCGTTGGCAATTTAACTGTCCTATTAATTAAATTTATCCACAATGCAGGTTCTGTGACAATGGTTAAACTGGAACGCCTTCTTACATCCACTGCACTGTTGCGAGATATCAGACAAATGTCAGGACAGGAGCAAACATCTTCCTAGAGGCCTTCCACAGTTTGCTGAATCAGTTTGCACCGAAGATGTATTGCTTCTCATACCATGGACAGTCATGCAGGTATGACAAGAAATAAAACTGAGCAATAGGATATTAATGAGACTCCCAGTACCAGTAGTATTCAAACAAACAAGGTTGAATTGCAGTCCCCAAAATGTTTAAATATGTTACAGAGTCCAACACCCCATCTGTAAGGCCATCAATATGGTGAAATAACTGGTTAAACAAACATTGATGTAGCAAGATTGTAAGTCATTTGATCTGTACTTGACTGGTTTTAAACACAGTGTGAAGCTAATAACTAGGTTTCTGCCAACTGATTTAAACCCCGAtgcggggtataaaagacccctaactcatcgaaaattcataatggcgcttgagtgataactggcaacagcaaggtagaccgctccatgaaaatcagccaaagcgattctcaaacaaacattattggcataccataaacatagactctttcataaacacgtaggcCATACAGTTATCCGCAAAGTTTCgcaaagcattttaaaattacgacgattaggggaaaatcgctttcgtaacaaaggaaatggccCCTTGGGAACAGTCGTTCcgtgattcaaacaattgtcaatcattcagtgacgcgcagaggtgtaaactggtcaaacatttgctgtgcatacgagaacaattacgatttaaaacaaaccatgtgtacgcttagagttacatgtatattggcgtGCACACTAGGATGAAAACTTCGTGGTTGTCATAAGCTATTTTACTAACAAGCGTTTATGATGCAATGACAGCGCGAAGGTGAACCCTTTTTGGATGTGATGATTGGCAAGAGATGAGTCGGTATCGGTACGATGTATTCTTGCGAAAAGTGCGTACACTGTATTATGCAAAACTGcaggcagagtccatagtttacaatgacatcgaaaacatTATACATCAAAGCATagcggtagcctccatgatcaatttaattacagtcagtcaaagAGAGCCACTTTTTTTAAACAGTCCCCCAAATCTACGGTCGAAAGTACCGGTACGCTGATATAAATGCTAGCCCTGAAAACGGCCGTatggtttgtacatgtacacatgttctcacacatggcaatgacatgtcgtgttcggaggattggtaaggttttgacataccgattGCCCCAGTAACGTTTGGACTTCTGTTATGGGAATTAAACAAAGCTTGTAAGACATCAAAACATTGTCAATGTCAGTTCAAGGTGAGCAAGTGAGCGTCATCACATGATCTTGTTTGAAAGGCTTAGGCCTAAGAGGATTTTTCACGTATGTCCAAGATCGCCTCATCGAGTTGGCACTAAATCGTAAGATTTCGACAAAGGTtggactttaatttcttcaataacgaagaTATCTATGAACCCAGTCCGTGGTTCATCCCATTGCTCTGAAAATAATCATAACTCGTGACGAGTTGTCGGGGTCACCCTAAAAGCAACCGGGTAGCCGACATACAGATATCGTGGTATGCGAGATTCATGGAAATCTCGATCCTTCCTTGATGTAGTGAACTTACTTTCTTTTTAGCaatcggtcatgacgtcgcgtcgttcaccttttcctaccattttcctgtccgtgtttctcagtcaatgttCAGATCGATAATTTGTGATTTCAACATACGAAATTGCCAGCttcggattatttttaatgtttatgtttattacattcttgatgattatttccactacTTACGGCGCCAATTCCGTATGTAGATATGGCGGTCAGTAGCCGAATTATTCTCAATCGATGACATGACCCCTAAATGCAGCAAAAACTTAAGTAGATCAACTCAGCAAGCTcctgtttgatgaaattgatattttttccttctttcttttgcGTATTGCGAAGGCTGTAGTCTGAGcgtgatttgagagcaaacagattatgGAGATAATGCAAACgatagcaaccgttaccaacagactcattatgcagagccatgccccaaaacgcccacccaaacttggcactaatccgGATCCCGGTCCATGTCGCGCCGGGCTTTAATGACTACTCTATCTGATAACGGTGATAATGTTCACGCCAAGAATAGGCTCATGTAAAGGATCACATTATGTTTAGTAGTGTTTTCAAAGTGCCTTTGAACCAGTCAAATAAACAGCCAAATCACTTTTACTGTTGGTAAATGACTCGTAACTTTGCTACTCATTTCGCCATATTGGTGAATTTATAGTTATTACTCTGTGTGTAATAGTATTTGTAGTTCACGCCTGACAAAAATACCTAAttgggacttatagattgggtacTTACATACTTGTTGTATTTGACAGTCCACCCATCCAAATCAGATTTGCCC
Above is a window of Ptychodera flava strain L36383 chromosome 19, AS_Pfla_20210202, whole genome shotgun sequence DNA encoding:
- the LOC139119336 gene encoding uncharacterized protein → MPVPVVVESSSVDTACDAQQSSCRCDEPASPLNAADHRSDDDDFIPSDSESNTTVSSVSSVLTDDSTPSVHDDQKYIIFWSCLLSLIRLIHCPRCGEANMRQSRTLKGTMLLLVLKCTACQHKTGWNSQPYVGNIPAGNILLSSAILTSGALVSKVLRIFSHMRVAAITARTFFRHQSQLLLPSIRHVWAEQRTWLLASLQADQRDLVLGGDGRSDSPGHSAKFGSYTVIELVANVIIDMQLVQSNEVGGAVRMEKEGLIRSLADLEGEGLTIGTIVTDRHVQIRKWLRENMPNVEHLFDVWHIAKGLKKKLLAIANERECRELQPWIPSIINHLYWCAVSTPPGEPATVLAKWVSVLNHMVNVHTHNDALFPSCLHGRLQGREARKQWLQPCSVTMVKLERLLTSTALLRDIRQMSGQEQTSS